A stretch of Astyanax mexicanus isolate ESR-SI-001 chromosome 21, AstMex3_surface, whole genome shotgun sequence DNA encodes these proteins:
- the timmdc1 gene encoding complex I assembly factor TIMMDC1, mitochondrial isoform X1, with translation MLSARKINVTSDLSARWSEMHPERPFPCTPECGVKATDMACPRAFYTGLLWELFRFTLPRVHAAESADTQTNTTLPKHVGRPEFPDTGWDRIKDLIQPETGQRYSEELKNVVKSGITAALVGMVYGGLPAGRHARERYIQLSQAEIFRNRADAVRSAHNAAIRGFVRYGWRWSWRMAAFVTLFNSVSTGLSVYRDENAMSHFAAAGAVTGGVFRMNLGLRGLVAGTIIGAALGVPAGALIIGLQKLGGETMREKRRRERRELYELKVAEWNARLQLTDSVIDEISGKDMDTDLQRIEELLNLPRNEDSTKSSEGH, from the exons ATGCTTTCGGCAAGGAAGATCAACGTTACCAG TGATTTATCAGCCCGCTGGAGCGAGATGCACCCAGAGCGCCCCTTTCCGTGCACGCCCGAGTGCGGGGTGAAGGCAACAGACATGGCCTGCCCCAGGGCCTTTTACACCGGACTGCTCTGGGAGCTTTTCAGGTTCACCTTGCCCAGAGTGCACGCGGCTGAGAGTGCAGATACTCAGACTAACACCACCCTGCCCAAACATGTGGGCAGACCGGAGTTTCCTGACACGGGATGGGACCGCATTAAAGACCTGATCCAGCCAGA AACTGGACAGCGGTACTCAGAGGAGCTGAAGAACGTGGTGAAGAGCGGGATAACAGCAGCTTTGGTGGGAATGGTTTACGGAGGCTTGCCAGCAGGGCGCCACGCCCGCGAGAGATACATCCAGCTCAGCCAGGCGGAGATCTTCAGGAACAGGGCGGATGCAGTG CGTTCGGCCCATAATGCAGCTATCCGAGGATTCGTGAGGTACGGGTGGAGGTGGAGCTGGAGGATGGCTGCTTTTGTGACTCTTTTTAA CTCTGTCAGCACCGGCCTCTCTGTGTACAGAGACGAAAACGCCATGAGTCACTTCGCTGCAGCGGGAG ctgTGACTGGGGGCGTGTTCCGGATGAATCTGGGTCTCAGGGGACTGGTGGCAGGAACCATTATTGGAGCTGCTTTGGG TGTGCCAGCTGGAGCGTTGATTATCGGCCTACAGAAACTGGGTGGAGAGACAATGCGAGAGAAAAGACGGCGAGAGCGGAGAGAACTGTACGAGTTGAAGGTGGCTGAATG gaACGCTCGTTTACAACTTACAGACAGCGTGATTGATGAAATAAGTGGGAAGGACATGGATACTGACCTTCAGCGGATTGAAGAGTTGCTTAACCTGCCTAGAAATGAAGATTCAACCAAGTCTTCTGAAGGCCATTGA
- the timmdc1 gene encoding complex I assembly factor TIMMDC1, mitochondrial isoform X2: protein MHPERPFPCTPECGVKATDMACPRAFYTGLLWELFRFTLPRVHAAESADTQTNTTLPKHVGRPEFPDTGWDRIKDLIQPETGQRYSEELKNVVKSGITAALVGMVYGGLPAGRHARERYIQLSQAEIFRNRADAVRSAHNAAIRGFVRYGWRWSWRMAAFVTLFNSVSTGLSVYRDENAMSHFAAAGAVTGGVFRMNLGLRGLVAGTIIGAALGVPAGALIIGLQKLGGETMREKRRRERRELYELKVAEWNARLQLTDSVIDEISGKDMDTDLQRIEELLNLPRNEDSTKSSEGH, encoded by the exons ATGCACCCAGAGCGCCCCTTTCCGTGCACGCCCGAGTGCGGGGTGAAGGCAACAGACATGGCCTGCCCCAGGGCCTTTTACACCGGACTGCTCTGGGAGCTTTTCAGGTTCACCTTGCCCAGAGTGCACGCGGCTGAGAGTGCAGATACTCAGACTAACACCACCCTGCCCAAACATGTGGGCAGACCGGAGTTTCCTGACACGGGATGGGACCGCATTAAAGACCTGATCCAGCCAGA AACTGGACAGCGGTACTCAGAGGAGCTGAAGAACGTGGTGAAGAGCGGGATAACAGCAGCTTTGGTGGGAATGGTTTACGGAGGCTTGCCAGCAGGGCGCCACGCCCGCGAGAGATACATCCAGCTCAGCCAGGCGGAGATCTTCAGGAACAGGGCGGATGCAGTG CGTTCGGCCCATAATGCAGCTATCCGAGGATTCGTGAGGTACGGGTGGAGGTGGAGCTGGAGGATGGCTGCTTTTGTGACTCTTTTTAA CTCTGTCAGCACCGGCCTCTCTGTGTACAGAGACGAAAACGCCATGAGTCACTTCGCTGCAGCGGGAG ctgTGACTGGGGGCGTGTTCCGGATGAATCTGGGTCTCAGGGGACTGGTGGCAGGAACCATTATTGGAGCTGCTTTGGG TGTGCCAGCTGGAGCGTTGATTATCGGCCTACAGAAACTGGGTGGAGAGACAATGCGAGAGAAAAGACGGCGAGAGCGGAGAGAACTGTACGAGTTGAAGGTGGCTGAATG gaACGCTCGTTTACAACTTACAGACAGCGTGATTGATGAAATAAGTGGGAAGGACATGGATACTGACCTTCAGCGGATTGAAGAGTTGCTTAACCTGCCTAGAAATGAAGATTCAACCAAGTCTTCTGAAGGCCATTGA